The Rhodoflexus caldus genome has a window encoding:
- a CDS encoding GLPGLI family protein: MLANWGKFFMASVCRKNIYPMFYFIIIICRLFAVAFYPQPPIKAVRVTYSHVSKQIASDPAKLGKEFIRTHENILESTSAHSVYKTVPKGTFQSKRKATEKDEAINPKILAGQEVKESYSVANQQLFKFFADRLQVSVYLIGNQKLRSETSLHGYNWVLTNERTVIAGMNCQKATTVMREQPISVEAWFTDDIAISNGPSVFHGLPGLILKIETSQYTITADKIQFTEPPVIKKTRRW, from the coding sequence ATGCTTGCAAACTGGGGTAAATTTTTTATGGCCTCAGTTTGTAGAAAAAATATTTATCCTATGTTTTACTTCATCATAATTATTTGCCGGTTATTTGCCGTAGCCTTCTACCCACAACCACCCATAAAGGCTGTGCGGGTAACATATAGCCATGTAAGCAAACAGATAGCCTCTGATCCTGCAAAGCTCGGTAAAGAATTTATCCGCACCCACGAGAATATTTTGGAAAGTACTTCGGCTCATTCAGTTTACAAAACTGTACCCAAGGGGACTTTTCAATCCAAGAGAAAAGCAACAGAGAAGGATGAAGCGATTAACCCTAAAATATTGGCAGGGCAGGAAGTAAAAGAGAGCTATAGTGTAGCTAATCAGCAGTTATTCAAGTTTTTTGCTGACAGATTGCAAGTATCGGTATATCTCATTGGTAATCAGAAGCTTCGTTCCGAAACAAGCCTACATGGCTATAACTGGGTATTGACGAATGAAAGAACTGTTATTGCAGGCATGAATTGCCAAAAAGCTACAACCGTTATGAGAGAGCAGCCTATTTCGGTAGAAGCATGGTTTACAGATGATATTGCTATCTCAAACGGCCCGTCTGTTTTTCATGGGCTGCCCGGGCTGATTCTAAAAATTGAAACCTCTCAGTACACGATTACAGCAGATAAGATACAGTTTACTGAGCCGCCTGTAATCAAAAAAACCCGTAGATGGTGA
- a CDS encoding GLPGLI family protein — MRKSIVLSFLCCLIVQFCIAQAVEVTYIQQVKNIPQKARADMSDAALKFLFTTRAVLQATNDVSWYQELGEMVFTEKKSTTNKDLPANLPLKQEEITSIQSEKVYRKSLNDTYKSFKEQSLVLMYRSVAHVFRIEEVLPAYNWTITNEVATIAGLICKKATTMTTMQPQLPVEAWFTDEIPISSGPGSFHGLPGLILKIETPVFSVAADKVRFVTSPVIKKPTEGELVTSEQLMQRISQRPKADN; from the coding sequence ATGAGAAAAAGTATAGTATTATCGTTTTTATGTTGCCTGATTGTACAGTTCTGTATTGCGCAGGCCGTTGAGGTAACTTACATCCAACAGGTGAAAAACATACCTCAGAAGGCGCGTGCTGATATGAGCGATGCTGCCCTGAAATTTTTATTCACTACTCGTGCCGTTTTACAGGCAACCAATGATGTTTCATGGTATCAGGAATTGGGGGAAATGGTTTTTACTGAGAAAAAATCTACTACCAACAAAGATTTACCTGCCAATCTGCCACTGAAACAAGAAGAAATAACTTCTATCCAATCGGAGAAAGTTTACAGGAAGTCTTTAAATGACACCTATAAGTCGTTTAAGGAGCAATCGCTGGTATTAATGTACCGTTCTGTGGCGCATGTTTTCCGTATAGAAGAGGTATTGCCTGCATATAACTGGACGATTACAAATGAGGTTGCTACTATTGCAGGTCTGATATGCAAAAAAGCAACGACTATGACTACTATGCAGCCACAATTGCCCGTAGAGGCATGGTTTACTGATGAAATTCCTATTTCCAGTGGTCCTGGTTCGTTTCACGGATTGCCCGGCTTGATTTTAAAAATAGAAACGCCTGTATTTTCTGTTGCGGCAGATAAAGTTCGGTTTGTAACGTCGCCTGTCATCAAAAAGCCAACAGAAGGGGAGCTCGTAACATCTGAACAGCTCATGCAGCGCATATCCCAAAGACCCAAAGCCGATAATTAA
- a CDS encoding GLPGLI family protein: protein MNNIKCICFFIFYFLLGVIPLLRAQSVRVEYLEVSKREFKPGTSQAAMDFMRFTQTVLTTDAELSWYEALGEKSFIETLDVKTIKPELLQQLPLKDMEQANVRSSKIWTKNRANEYKSLIANQTTSYMYIGHQKFHIESPIYTYDWKITADTATIAGMRCKKAQTTSKNGIAVEAWFTDDIPIANGPDMYHGLPGLILRVETPQRIISAQKITFIDAFDIKKPADSELIPQEKLMEKLMQASEMERNARGKQVKPGN, encoded by the coding sequence ATGAATAATATAAAATGTATTTGCTTTTTTATATTTTATTTTTTACTAGGAGTCATTCCTTTACTACGTGCGCAATCTGTGCGAGTAGAATATTTAGAGGTATCTAAACGGGAGTTTAAGCCTGGCACCAGTCAGGCTGCTATGGATTTCATGCGATTTACGCAAACAGTTTTAACAACTGATGCAGAGTTATCTTGGTATGAAGCGCTTGGTGAAAAGTCATTTATCGAAACGCTGGATGTAAAAACTATCAAGCCTGAACTATTGCAGCAATTACCTCTGAAAGATATGGAGCAAGCCAATGTTCGCTCTTCAAAGATTTGGACAAAGAACAGAGCAAATGAATATAAATCATTGATAGCGAATCAAACTACATCATATATGTACATTGGGCATCAGAAATTTCACATAGAGTCGCCCATTTATACTTATGATTGGAAGATTACAGCAGATACTGCTACGATAGCCGGAATGCGTTGCAAGAAGGCTCAAACCACCTCAAAAAATGGTATTGCAGTGGAAGCATGGTTTACCGATGATATACCTATTGCTAATGGACCTGATATGTATCATGGATTACCCGGGCTGATTTTAAGAGTTGAGACCCCTCAAAGGATTATTTCAGCACAAAAAATTACTTTCATTGATGCTTTTGATATCAAGAAACCTGCGGACAGCGAACTAATTCCACAGGAAAAATTGATGGAAAAACTGATGCAGGCAAGCGAGATGGAGCGCAATGCGCGTGGAAAGCAGGTAAAGCCGGGAAACTAA